A region of Reichenbachiella carrageenanivorans DNA encodes the following proteins:
- a CDS encoding porin: MKKFLSLVLVTFFTVSYNAFAQEEESSKPELSISGSVDAYYRANLNASNSLLTPDADGDYNTYIAPTSSFANKPGFALGMANVILGLEGKKTGFVADLVFGPRGTDAVFGSTTASSSIVNQLYAYWNVSEAVTLTIGNFNTFLGYEVISPTGNYNYSTSYMFSYGPFSHSGLKADFSFGDVTAMLAVMNPTDATDFNPSGDYVLGAQLGYGGAYLNFIYSDDFYQVDLTAGWDLTDALYLGVNATKAKDSFSGAALYLQNSFSDSFSLGLRGEYFKDEAGLAIAADESVIDLTLSANYSIGNLTLIPEFRMDMLSYDDGYILKGDQTYDANGNISGIANAELGKSLSSFTLAAVYAF, encoded by the coding sequence ATGAAGAAATTTTTATCACTTGTATTGGTGACATTTTTTACAGTCTCATACAACGCCTTCGCACAAGAAGAAGAATCAAGTAAGCCTGAGTTGTCTATTTCAGGTAGTGTAGATGCTTATTATAGAGCTAACTTGAATGCATCTAATAGTTTATTAACACCAGACGCTGATGGTGACTATAATACCTATATAGCTCCGACGTCATCATTTGCAAATAAACCTGGGTTTGCTTTAGGTATGGCCAATGTGATATTGGGACTAGAAGGTAAAAAGACGGGTTTTGTTGCTGATTTGGTTTTTGGCCCTAGAGGTACTGACGCCGTCTTCGGTTCGACTACCGCTTCTTCTAGCATCGTAAATCAATTGTATGCATACTGGAATGTGAGCGAAGCTGTGACTTTGACAATTGGTAATTTCAATACCTTCTTGGGGTATGAAGTGATCTCTCCTACAGGCAACTACAACTACTCTACTTCATACATGTTCTCTTACGGACCGTTCTCTCACTCTGGTTTGAAAGCTGATTTTTCTTTTGGAGATGTTACGGCCATGCTAGCCGTAATGAACCCAACTGACGCTACAGATTTCAACCCTTCAGGAGATTATGTATTGGGTGCGCAATTGGGTTATGGTGGAGCATATTTAAACTTCATCTATTCTGATGATTTTTATCAAGTGGATTTAACTGCAGGATGGGATTTGACTGATGCGCTCTATTTGGGTGTAAATGCTACAAAAGCTAAAGATAGTTTCTCTGGCGCAGCACTTTATTTGCAAAACTCATTCTCCGATTCTTTCTCTTTAGGACTCAGAGGTGAGTATTTCAAAGATGAAGCAGGGCTAGCAATTGCAGCAGATGAAAGCGTGATTGACTTGACATTATCTGCTAACTATTCAATTGGCAACTTGACATTGATTCCTGAATTCAGAATGGATATGTTGTCTTATGATGATGGATATATATTAAAAGGAGATCAAACTTATGATGCAAATGGAAACATCTCTGGTATTGCGAATGCAGAGTTAGGCAAAAGCCTATCATCATTTACATTGGCAGCAGTATATGCATTCTAA
- a CDS encoding glutamine synthetase beta-grasp domain-containing protein: MAKAKLEYIWLDGYKPTQSLRSKTKIVDNFDGKLESCPMWSFDGSSTEQAEGGSSDCLLKPVAIFADPDRKNAFLVMTEVLNADGTAHESNGRATIDDDDNDFWFGFEQEYFLIDNGTGKPLGFPENGYPAPQGPYYCSVGAKNAYGREIIEEHLDLCLEAGINVEGINAEVAAGQWEFQVFAKGAAEAGDHVWVGRYLLERTAEKYGVSIEWRPKPIKGDWNGSGMHANFSNSILRTCGSQTTYQTICEAFAPFVKEHIDVYGAENDQRLTGAHETQSIDKFSYGVSDRGASIRIPIATVENGWKGWLEDRRPASNGDPYKIAARIIKTVKTAVVEQVPA; encoded by the coding sequence ATGGCAAAAGCAAAGTTAGAATACATTTGGTTGGACGGTTATAAGCCAACACAAAGTTTAAGAAGCAAAACTAAGATCGTTGATAACTTCGACGGAAAACTAGAAAGTTGCCCTATGTGGTCTTTCGACGGTAGTTCTACCGAGCAAGCAGAAGGAGGTTCTTCGGACTGTTTGCTAAAACCTGTAGCGATCTTCGCTGATCCAGACAGAAAAAATGCATTCCTCGTGATGACTGAGGTTTTGAATGCCGATGGTACCGCACACGAAAGCAACGGCCGTGCAACTATCGACGATGATGACAATGATTTCTGGTTCGGATTTGAGCAAGAGTACTTCTTGATCGACAACGGAACAGGAAAACCACTAGGTTTCCCAGAAAATGGATACCCTGCGCCACAAGGACCATACTACTGTTCAGTAGGGGCTAAAAATGCATACGGAAGAGAAATTATTGAAGAACATTTGGACCTTTGCCTAGAGGCAGGTATAAATGTAGAAGGAATTAACGCAGAAGTTGCGGCTGGACAATGGGAATTCCAAGTGTTTGCCAAAGGCGCAGCAGAAGCTGGTGATCACGTATGGGTAGGCAGATATCTACTAGAAAGAACAGCTGAAAAATACGGTGTATCTATCGAATGGAGACCAAAGCCAATCAAGGGTGACTGGAATGGCTCAGGTATGCACGCCAACTTCTCAAATTCAATTTTGAGAACGTGTGGATCTCAGACTACTTACCAGACCATTTGCGAAGCATTTGCTCCTTTCGTAAAAGAGCATATAGATGTATATGGTGCTGAAAACGATCAACGTTTGACTGGTGCGCACGAGACTCAGTCTATCGACAAATTTAGCTATGGTGTATCTGACAGAGGAGCTTCTATCAGAATTCCAATTGCTACTGTAGAAAACGGCTGGAAAGGCTGGTTAGAAGACAGAAGACCTGCTTCTAATGGAGATCCTTATAAGATCGCTGCAAGAATTATCAAAACAGTAAAAACTGCTGTGGTAGAGCAAGTGCCTGCCTAA